The Pseudomonas hefeiensis genomic sequence AAACCGGTTTATTCATCGCTCACTACGTGCACCTGAGGCGCAATGGCGTGATAATCGCCGCCGATTTTATTGCGGAGTAACCCCGATGACCCAGCAACCTCACGTTCATGGCCCTGACTGCAACCACGAGCATGACCATCACCACGATCATGATCACGGCCATGTCCATGGCCCGAACTGCGGCCACGCCCACCAGGAACCGGTGCGCAACACCCTGAAGGATGTCGGCCGCAACGACCCTTGCCCGTGCGGCAATGGCAAGAAATTCAAGAAGTGCCACGGCGCTTGATGGTCCGGGCGAAGATTATCTTCGCCTGTTGAACTGCCATCGCGAGCAGGCTCGCTCCCACAGGGATTTGGGGTGCAGGGAAACCGGAACCACCACAAGACCGCTGTGGGAGCAAAGCTTGCTCGCGATGACCGAGGCACATTCAAAATTGATGCAAGCTGACCCACCGCTATCGCGAGCAAGCTTTGCTCCC encodes the following:
- a CDS encoding SEC-C metal-binding domain-containing protein, producing MTQQPHVHGPDCNHEHDHHHDHDHGHVHGPNCGHAHQEPVRNTLKDVGRNDPCPCGNGKKFKKCHGA